The Papaver somniferum cultivar HN1 unplaced genomic scaffold, ASM357369v1 unplaced-scaffold_107, whole genome shotgun sequence genome includes a region encoding these proteins:
- the LOC113328433 gene encoding leucine-rich repeat extensin-like protein 3, whose product MEPRKVLILVVLGLFGNISFTASQLFPPPIQSFIPSELSPPPAQNLAPPQLSPPAFQNLAPPLTPPPPPPAPFPPPPPFVPPPPPQAQSPPPPPPPPAPQHSPPPPPPHWRRPPPPWGNPNYAGRRNERRKPGGEMNFGKKIGYLFIFVAGALQIGVISFLGFKRWKISKIRDRG is encoded by the coding sequence ATGGAGCCCAGAAAGGTTCTGATTTTAGTGGTGTTAGGTTTATTTGGTAACATTTCGTTTACTGCTTCACAATTATTTCCGCCGCCGATTCAGAGTTTCATTCCTTCAGAATTATCTCCGCCACCAGCTCAGAATTTAGCTCCTCCTCAATTATCACCACCAGCATTTCAGAATCTCGCACCACCGTTGACACCACCTCCGCCTCCTCCAGCACCGTTTCCTCCTCCCCCTCCTTTCGTGCCACCTCCACCTCCTCAAGCTCAAtctccaccaccgccaccaccaccaccagctcctcAGCATTCTCCTCCTCCTCCGCCACCGCATTGGAGGAGACCGCCACCACCTTGGGGTAATCCTAATTATGCTGGACGTAGGAATGAGAGGAGGAAACCAGGTGGGGAGatgaattttgggaagaaaattgggtatttatttatttttgttgctGGGGCTCTTCAAATTGGTGTTATTTCGTTTTTGGGATTTAAGAGATGGAAAATTTCAAAGATTAGAGATCGAGGATGA